In a single window of the Anaerobaca lacustris genome:
- a CDS encoding NfeD family protein, protein MRPRHLSIVAVIVCGLASIHAFAAEPNDVARPAKAAIISCKGMIDQGLFDSIERRSEMAMKAGVDYLIYEIETYGGLVDAADSIAKYFIQTIGSRATTVAYVQTEAISAGALISVSCNDVIMRENTTIGDCAPISLGGKLEGVEREKAESFIRAAFQRAAEANGYPEALLKAMVTMQVEVWRIRDLETGQWEFYERRDLPDDVDRYDVDGAEEIVGSDELLTLTASQALEYGVARAVVGGLDEALVFLEGRDGVRFVEPPMRLQTTWSEEMVRWLNSPAVMGVLIMLALLGVYLELSTPGVGLPGLVAVICFAVIIGSKYLTGLANWVEIVLFFAGIILLLVELLVLPGFGVAGILGILFILGGLFGMLVKNAPGELPWPEGPQDWATLTNGVLGIVYGFVGFLVLASVLSRYLPKLRFMSGLILSPTSAVANGAGLVDPPDGVQRGIRVGDVGRAISSLRPAGKARFGDDVVDVVATAEFLDRGAAVEIIEIHGNRVVVKDRDNA, encoded by the coding sequence ATGAGACCAAGGCATCTGAGCATTGTGGCTGTCATCGTCTGCGGGTTGGCCTCGATTCATGCGTTCGCCGCCGAGCCCAACGACGTCGCGCGTCCCGCCAAGGCCGCGATCATCTCCTGTAAAGGGATGATCGATCAAGGCCTGTTCGACTCCATCGAACGCCGCAGCGAGATGGCGATGAAGGCGGGAGTCGATTACCTGATCTACGAAATCGAGACTTACGGCGGCCTTGTCGACGCGGCCGACAGCATCGCCAAGTACTTCATCCAGACGATCGGAAGCCGTGCCACCACGGTTGCTTACGTGCAGACCGAGGCGATTTCAGCCGGTGCGCTGATCAGCGTCTCGTGCAACGACGTGATCATGCGCGAGAACACGACCATCGGCGACTGTGCGCCGATCTCGCTGGGGGGCAAGCTCGAAGGTGTTGAACGCGAGAAGGCCGAGAGCTTCATTCGGGCGGCGTTCCAGCGGGCGGCCGAGGCCAATGGATACCCCGAAGCGTTGCTCAAGGCGATGGTGACGATGCAGGTCGAGGTCTGGCGCATCCGAGACCTCGAAACCGGACAATGGGAGTTCTACGAGCGCAGAGACCTTCCCGACGATGTGGATCGATACGACGTCGACGGGGCCGAGGAGATCGTCGGGAGTGACGAACTGCTGACGCTGACGGCTTCGCAGGCCCTGGAGTACGGCGTGGCCCGTGCGGTGGTGGGGGGGCTGGACGAAGCGCTGGTGTTTCTGGAAGGGCGGGACGGGGTCCGGTTCGTCGAGCCTCCGATGAGGCTCCAGACCACCTGGTCGGAGGAAATGGTGCGCTGGCTCAACTCGCCGGCGGTCATGGGCGTGTTGATTATGCTGGCCCTGCTGGGCGTCTACCTGGAGCTCAGCACGCCGGGTGTGGGACTGCCGGGGCTGGTCGCGGTGATCTGTTTTGCCGTGATCATCGGCAGCAAGTACCTCACCGGCCTGGCGAACTGGGTGGAGATCGTACTCTTCTTCGCCGGGATTATCTTGCTTCTGGTCGAGTTGCTTGTCCTTCCGGGTTTCGGGGTCGCCGGGATCCTCGGCATCCTGTTCATCCTGGGCGGCCTGTTCGGGATGCTCGTTAAGAATGCCCCGGGCGAATTGCCCTGGCCCGAAGGCCCGCAAGACTGGGCCACGCTGACCAATGGGGTGCTGGGAATCGTATACGGGTTTGTCGGGTTCCTCGTGCTGGCGTCGGTGCTGTCTCGGTATCTGCCGAAGCTGCGTTTCATGAGCGGCCTGATCCTGTCGCCGACGTCGGCCGTCGCGAACGGCGCGGGTCTCGTGGACCCGCCGGACGGCGTTCAGCGCGGTATCCGGGTGGGCGATGTCGGCAGGGCGATCTCCAGCCTGCGTCCGGCCGGGAAGGCGCGATTCGGAGACGACGTGGTCGATGTCGTCGCGACAGCGGAATTCCTCGATCGGGGA
- a CDS encoding pyridoxal phosphate-dependent aminotransferase, translating to MKKLVADRTRLIDSSGIRKVFALAAELKDPINFSIGQPDFDVPEPLKREAIKAIETGMNRYSQTAGDKDLQDKIAAQMATEFGWDNPGVLVASGVSGGLLLAFLALIDPGDEVIIPDPYFVIYKHVVNLLGGKCVFVDSYPDFDLPVEGIAKAITDKTKMIILNSPCNPTGIVYSDEQIQALAKIAAEKDILVLTDEIYEQFSYDGPCASIAKYHEKVLLMRGFSKSYAMTGWRLAYVVAPASMRPVIEEMTKIQQYTFVCAPSPFQRAAVAALDYDVSDLVAQYVRKRDLLYDGLRDTFELARPGGAFYAFVKAPGGSSTEFVKKAIQNNVLVIPGNVFSEKDTHFRISFATTDEKIRQGVEVLRGLT from the coding sequence CAACTTCTCCATCGGCCAGCCTGATTTTGACGTGCCCGAGCCGCTGAAACGCGAGGCCATCAAGGCCATCGAGACCGGCATGAACCGCTACTCACAGACGGCCGGCGACAAGGACCTTCAGGACAAGATCGCCGCCCAGATGGCCACGGAGTTCGGCTGGGACAACCCCGGCGTGCTGGTCGCCAGCGGCGTCAGCGGGGGGCTGCTGCTGGCCTTTCTGGCCCTGATCGACCCGGGCGACGAGGTGATTATCCCCGATCCGTATTTCGTTATCTACAAACACGTGGTCAACCTGCTGGGCGGCAAGTGCGTCTTCGTCGATTCCTATCCCGATTTCGACCTGCCGGTGGAGGGCATCGCCAAGGCCATCACCGACAAGACGAAGATGATCATTCTCAACTCGCCCTGCAACCCGACGGGCATCGTCTACAGCGACGAGCAGATCCAGGCCTTGGCGAAAATCGCCGCCGAGAAGGACATTCTGGTCCTAACCGACGAGATTTACGAGCAATTCTCCTACGATGGCCCGTGTGCGAGCATCGCGAAGTACCACGAGAAGGTGCTCCTGATGCGTGGGTTCAGCAAGAGCTATGCGATGACGGGTTGGCGTCTGGCCTACGTGGTGGCGCCGGCGTCGATGCGGCCGGTGATCGAGGAGATGACCAAGATCCAGCAGTATACGTTCGTGTGCGCTCCGAGCCCGTTCCAGCGAGCGGCCGTGGCGGCATTGGACTACGACGTCAGCGATCTCGTCGCCCAGTACGTTCGGAAGCGCGACTTGCTGTACGACGGCCTGCGCGACACGTTCGAGCTGGCCCGGCCGGGAGGGGCGTTCTATGCCTTCGTCAAGGCCCCCGGCGGCTCCAGCACCGAATTCGTGAAGAAGGCCATCCAGAACAACGTCCTGGTCATCCCCGGCAACGTCTTCAGCGAGAAGGACACCCATTTCCGGATCAGCTTCGCGACGACCGATGAGAAGATCCGCCAGGGCGTGGAGGTCCTGCGCGGTCTCACGTAG